In the Helicobacter cetorum MIT 99-5656 genome, CCTTCTTTGTGAAAAAACACAATTAGACAAAAGAGAAAAGGGTAAAGAATTTTTAGCTCATCTTAGTTATTTTTGCGTGCGTTTAGATAACCCCAAAGACTTTGAAAGCTTGAGTAAAATCGTTACAAAAAATAAACCCTTAATTTTCTATTTTTCTATCGCCCCAAGTTTTTTTGCAACTACCGCTCAAAATTTAGCCAAAAATGCTCTTAATCACGCTAACGCTCGCCTGATTTTAGAAAAACCCTTAGGGCATGATTTAAAGACTTGCAAAGAAATCGCTCAAACTATCAGTGCCTATTTTAAAGAAGAGCAAATTTTTAGAATTGACCATTATTTAGGAAAAAAAGGCGTTCAAAATATCCTTGAATTACGCTTGAATAACCCTATTTTTAACTCATTATGGGAGCAAATCAGTTCGGTTGAAATTTGCTTGTATGAAACTTTGGGGGTAGAAGAAAGGGGCGAATTTTACGATAAAGTCGGGGCTTTAAGAGATATGGTTCAAAACCATATTTTACAAATTTTATCTCTCATTGCTACAGATTTACCAAAAGATTTAAAAGATTTACGAAAAGAAAAAATCAAGGTTTTAAAGACCTTACAACCCCCTAAAGATTTTGAAAAACAGGTAGTGCGGGCTCAATATCAAGGCTATAGAGATGAAAATAATGTCAATAGCAAGAGCCAAACAGAGACTTTTGTCGCCATTAAAGCCTTTTTAGACACACCTAAATTTAAAAATGTGCCTTTCTATCTAAAAACCGCTAAAAAAATGCCCTATAATCAAACGAGTGTGAAAATCCATTTCAATTCAATTAACACACTGGAATTTTCTCTCTCTCAAAATAAAATCACTCTCACACTAAAAGACAATCAAAACCCCCTTGTTTTGGAAACCCATAACACGCATGAGTTTTTACAACCCTATGCCAAATTACTCTATGATGCAATACAAAATAACCAAAACAATTTCGCCCACCAGCTAGAATTAGAAGCGTCATGGGTTTTTATTGACACGCTTATGGAGAGTTTTATAAACAATGCCACGCCCTTACGCTTCTATGAGAGCCATAATCTAAACGAATCAGAATTTTTAAAACCACTCTATCAATAAAAGGAATTTCATGGGCTATCAATTATTTGAATTTGAGAGTTTAGAAAGTTGCCACAAGGCTTTAATAGAAAATTTTAAGGAATTTTTTAATGCCACTTTAAGAGAACACAACGAAGTTGCTATCGCTTTTTCTGGAGGTAAATCGCCCATTAGCTTATTGCAAAAATTGAGCGTTTTAGATTTAGAATACCAACATTGCTTGGTAAGTTTGGTAGATGAACGCATAGTAACACCAAGTTCTAATGATAGTAACACCAAGCTACTACACGACTACTTATTACAAAATAACGCCAAAAACGCACGCTTAATCTCTCTTTTAGGCGATGACTTGGGCGATAAAAATGCACTTTTAGACTTTGCTAACAAGCATTTCAAACAGCCCCATTTAGCCATTTTAGGCATGGGGACTGATGGGCATACGGCTAGCCTCTTTCCTGAAACGAACGCCTTTTTAAATGAAGAAAAAGAAAATATTGTCTTTACAAAACCTACAAACGCCCCTTATGAGCGACTCAGCATGTCCATTAATGCCTTGGAAAATTGCGAAAAACTTTTTTTAAGCATTAGTGGAACTGAAAAAAGAGAAGTTTTAGAAAAAGCGTTACAGGAAAATGCCCCCTACTCTCTGCCGATTGCTAGAATTTTACACTCTAAAAAAGTTACTACGGAGATATATTATGCCAAAGACTAAAACTTACCCAAGACTATTAGCCGATATCGGTGGCACAAACGCACGCTTTGGCTTAGAAATCGCCCCACGACAAATTGAATACATTGAAGTCTTACAATGTAAAGATTTTGAGAGCTTAAGCGATGCGGTGCGTTTCTATCTCTCTAAATATAAAGAAAATCTTAAATTGCACCCCCTTTATGGCTCTTTTGCTGTGGCTACGCCCATTATGGGCGATTTTGTCCAAATGACTAACAACCACTGGACTTTTTCTATAGAAACCACAAGGCAATGTTTGGGTTTAGAAAAATTGCTTGTGATTAATGATTTTGAGGCACAAGCCTATGCCATTAGTGCGATGCAAGAAAGCGATTTAGCTCAAGTGGGTGGAATCAAATGTGAAATCAACGCCCCTAAGGCAATTTTGGGGCCAGGAACTGGGCTAGGGGTAAGCACTCTTATTCATAATAGTGATGGCTCTTTAAAAGTATTGCCCGGCGAAGGGGGGCATGTGAGCTTTGCCCCTTTTGATGATTTGGAAATTTTAGTGTGGCAATACGCCCGCTCTAAATTCAACCATGTGAGTGCGGAAAGGTTTTTGAGTGGGAGTGGCTTGGTGCTGATTTATGAAGCCCTATCCAAACGCAAAGGTTTTCAAAAAGCAGCCAAGTTAAGCAAGGCTGAGCTGACCCCACAAATTATTAGCGAACGGGCTTTGAATGGGGATTATCCTTTATGCAGATTGACACTAGATACTTTTTGTGCGATGCTAGGCACACTAGCCTCTGATGTGGCTCTTACCTTAGGTGCTAGGGGGGGCGTGTATTTGTGCGGCGGGATAATTCCACGATTTATTGATTATTTTAAAACTTCGCCTTTTAGAGTGCGTTTTGAGACTAAAGGGCGTATGGGAGCGTTTCTAGCTTCTATTCCTGTGCATGTCGTGTTGAAAAAAACTCCTGGACTTGATGGAGCAGGCATTGCGTTAGAGAATTATTTGGTGTAGTAATGCGTTTTAGGGTAGCGGATATTTTTTGTGGTGCTGGAGGGTTAAGCTATGGCTTTTCTACGCACCCAAACTTTGAGTTAATATGGGCTAATGATATAGATAAAGATGCCATTTTAAGCTATCAGGCTAACCATAAAAACACACAAACCATTTTATGCGATATTACACAGCTTAATTGTCAAAATTTGCCACGCACTCAAATTGATATTTTGCTTGGAGGTCCGCCGTGCCAAAGCTACTCCACACTAGGCAAAAGACAAATGGATGAAAAAGCAAATTTATTTAAAGAATATTTGCGTGTTTTAGATTTAGTAAAACCAAAAATATTTATTTTTGAAAATGTCGTAGGTTTAATGTCTATGCAAAAAGGGCAATTATTCAAAAAAATTTGTAGTGCCTTTAAAGATAGGGGTTATATTTTAGAATATACCATTTTAAATGCCTTAGATTATGGTGTGCCTCAAATAAGAGAGCGAGTGATTTTGGTAGGTGTGCTTAAAAACTTTAACAGGCAATTTTATTTTCCTAAACCCACAAAAAAGCATTTTTCCCTAAAAGATGCTTTGGGAGATTTGCCCCAAATTCAGAGTGGTGAAAATGGTAATGCTTTGGGCTATCTTAAAAATGCGGATAATGATTTTTTAAAATTTGTGCGAAATTCTAAAGAATTAAGCGAGCATTCTAGCCCTAAAAATAACGAAAAACTTATAGAAATTATGCAAACACTAAAAGATGGGCAAAGTAAAGATGACTTGCCTAAAGATTTACGCCCTAAAAGTGGCTATATCAATACCTACGCTAAAATGTGGTGGGAAAAACCAGCTCCCACCATTACAAGAAATTTTTCCACTCCAAGTAGTTCTAGGTGTATCCATCCAAGAGATTCTAGAGCGTTAAGTATTAGAGAGGGGGCAAGATTACAGAGTTTTAGAGATGATTACAAGTTTTATGGAAGTGCTAGTGCTAAAAGATTGCAAATCGGTAATGCTGTGCCGCCATTATTAAGTGTAGCACTCGCTCATGCAGTCTTTGATTTTTTAAAGGGGTAAAATGTTTAATAATAACGATTTTAAAGATTATAGAAAATTACTAGGTTTTAATTCGCAAAGTGCTTTTAAGGAATTTTTAGGTGCTAAAGACATAGAGCCTTGTATTGATTTTAATTATTTGAATGCGTTAAAAGAAAGGCTTATTGACATTTTTAGCACTATCAATCATATTTATTGTTTTAAATACAATAAATATGAACTAGAGAATTTTTTTGATTTTATGGAATATGTCTTTTCAAAGATTATTGATAATAACATAATTGCCAAACTCACTAATCAAGGCAGAAGACCTGAAGAGGTGTGTTTTTCTTGGATGCGTGGGTTTCTAGTAGCAGAGTTTTTTAAAGATTTTATCGCTTATCTTTTTGGCACACAAAAAGACACAATCAAATTTTTTGGCGGTGATAATTTTGATAACATAGAAAACTTTAAGAGAAGCCCTAAGGCAGATTTTCTGTTAAATAATCGTTTATTGCTAGAAGTCCAAAGCGGATTTCAAGGAATAAATGACATTAAACAACATAAGGTCTTAGAAGCCAAAAGGCGTTTAGAAGAAAATAAAATCCCTACCATTGTAGTGCATTTTGACTTATTTAATGGGCAAGCGGCATGTGTAGACATTTCTAAAATCAAAGAAAATGATTTAAACTGGATAACTCGTCAGCAAATGGAAGGGCAAAGCGTGTTTAATATAGCACAAAACTTTTTTAATTATAAGATTACAGAAATTCCTAATACTCAAATTATCTATTAAGCTGAAAACACCTTAGCCTTGTATAAAAAGAAAAAGAGTATTAGAAGCGTAATAGTAAAATGGGCGGTGATAATGCTTAGGGGTGAAAAGTAGTGCAATTCTAAACTGCTTAGCGATAAGATTAGCACAGAGATTACACGCACACAGCTTGACATAAGTGATGAGAGTGATGAAATATTGTTTTTGGAAACAAAGCTTGAAAATTGATAGCCCAAACAATAGCTCATGTAAGTGAAAAACGCCACCATTAACGCATACACCCCTATGAATAAATAAGGTATGTTAGTGAGCAATAAGGGGCTAATGCTAAGTAAGACTACAAGACAACTCAAAGTGATTTTTTGACTATAACTAGATGCTTTGAGAAAATGAACCAGTATAGAAATCACTTGAAAAGCGATGTAGAATATAAAAAGGTGTTGCTCTTTGATGCCTTGAGCCAAAAAATACGCTTGCCACATATTAAAATGGCTCATAAAAAAGAGTGGCACAATCAAATGCCCTACTAACAAAATTTTAAGCTTGGGATTGTCTCTAAGCTCCTTAAGACTTCCTTTGACTTGTTCCTTGAGTAATTTTAATCCTTTTTGAGTTTTCTTGGGGATTTGATTTTCTTTAAAAAAAGAAATAATAATTAGCATGCATAACAGCACTAAAAAAAGTGCCACCATATACATGCTTGCATGCATTTTTGAATACAAAAACGAGCCAAAAGAACTCCCCATAATCATGCTTAAATAAGTGATTTGATTATTTCTAGCTAAAAATTTGGATAAATCTTGCTTGTTCTCTTTAATATCTGTAATGAGTGTGGCATCAATAGTGCCACTCTTGCAAGCACTAGCAATACCATAAAACCCCCATGCTAAAAGCATGAGTATAAAGCTATCAAAAAATAGCACGCAACAAAAACTAGCGATTAAAAAGAGATTAGAAAAGAGAAATAAATTTTTCCTACTCATCAAATCCGCTAAAACGCCGCTTGGATATTCAGCCACTAACACACAGAAACTAAAAAAGGTTTGCACGAGTAAAATTTCACTTAAACTTAGCCCCTTAGAAAGCAATAAGGGGGTCAAAATCGCATGGGGCAAAGATTGAGCGATAAGTAAGAGAAAATTCGCCCCATAGTAAGCTAAAATGTTTTTTCTTAGAGTTTCCATTTGAGAATTATAATTAAAACTAGTTTATAATGGCTTGTATCTTTTAGACTTAAGGGGTATTTGATGCTCACACAATTAAAAACTTATCCAAAATTACTCAAGCATTATGAAGAGTTCAAAGAAGTTTGCATGCGTGATTTGTTTCTCAAAGATAAAGAGAGAGCGAGTCGCTATTTTGTGCAATTTGGTGGCTTAAGTTTAGATTATTCCAAAAACCGCTTGAACGACACGACCTTAAAGCTTCTCTTTGAACTAGCCAATGATTGCTCTTTGAAAGAAAAAATTGAAAGCATGTTTAAGGGCGAAAAAATCAATACCACCGAAAAGAGAGCTGTTTTACACACCGCATTAAGAAGTTTGAATGATACAGAAATATTGCTAGATAGTATGGAAGTGTTAAAAAGTGTTAGAAATGTTTTAAAACGCATGCGAGCCTTTAGCGATAGCGTGCGAAGTGGTAAAAGACTAGGCTATACCAATCAAATCATTACCGATATTGTCAATATTGGTATAGGGGGGTCGGATTTAGGGGCATTAATGATTTGCACCGCCCTAAAACGCTACGCCCACCCACGATTGAACATGCATTTTGTTTCTAATGTAGATGGCACACAAATTTTAGATGTTTTAGACAAACTCAATCCCGCAAGCACGCTTTTTATTGTGGCTTCTAAGACTTTTTCTACCCAAGAAACTCTAACCAACGCCCTGACGGCTAGAAAATGGTTTGTAGAAAGGAGCGGTGATGAAAAGTATATCGCTAAGCACTTTGTAGCGGTCTCTACCAATAAAGAAGCGGTGCAACAATTTGGCATTGACGAGCATAACATGTTTGAATTTTGGGATTTTGTAGGGGGGCGTTATAGCTTGTGGTCTGCTATAGGATTGTCTATTATGATTTATTTGGGGAAGAAAAATTTTAACGCCCTTTTAAAAGGGGCGTATTTAATGGACGAGCATTTTAGAAACGCCCCTTTTGAAAGCAACTTGCCTGTTTTGATGGGATTAATTGGCGTGTGGTATATCAATTTCTTTAAATCAAAGAGCCATTTAATCGCCCCTTATGACCAATATCTAAGGCATTTTCCTAAATTTATCCAGCAACTTGATATGGAGAGTAATGGCAAACGCATTACCAAAAAAGGCGAAGTAGTCAATTACGACACTTGCCCTATTATTTGGGGCGATATGGGAATCAATGCTCAACACGCCTTTTTCCAGCTCTTACACCAAGGCACACATTTAACGCCCATTGATTTTATCGCTTCGTTGAATAAAAAGGGCAACGCTAAGGGGCATCATGAAATTTTATTCAGCAATGTTTTAGCTCAAGCTCAAGCTTTTATGAAGGGCAAAAGTTACGAAGAGGCGTTCGGCGAATTGCTTTCAAAAGGTTTAGAAAAAGATGAGGCGCTAGACTTAGCCAAACACAGAGAATTTTCTGGCAATCGCCCTTCTAATATCCTTTTATTAGAAGAGATTTCACCAAGCAATATGGGTGCATTAGTGGCTCTTTATGAACATAAAGTCTTTGTGCAAGGGGTTGTTTGGGATATTAATAGCTTTGACCAATGGGGTGTGGAACTAGGCAAAGAGTTAGCTGTGCCGATTTTACAAGAATTAGAGGGGCATAAAAGCAACGCTTATTTTGACAACTCTACCAAGCATTTAATAGAATTGTATAAGGACTATAATCAAAAACTACAATAACGCATTGCTACAAGGGGTTCTAAACCCTATCATAGCCAGCAACCTTAACATGTGCCACGCTTAATATAGAGTCAACGATTTTTATAACACTGATAGCACCATGTATTAACTATTAAAATTTTAGTAGAGTAGATTCTTCACATACTAGCATTTTTTGCCTTTAAAAATTTCAAAAAAAATGAAATTTCTCATCATGCCTACTATTTTACATATTAAAATTGAGTCAATAAAACTAATATCATAAAATCAAACAGCTATAGAGTATTTGCTTTGTTAATCTCATTATAAGGGGCATTGTATGAAAAAGGGCATTGCAAATGTTTTTCTTACTACCTTTGGAGCATTGCTTAGTTTTAGCACTTCTTTGCAAGGCTTTGATGTTAAGCTCAATGGTTTTATTGACCAATCTAGCACCATCGGTTTCAATCAGGATAAAATCAATAGTGAAAGAGGTGTCTATCCTACGCCACAATATGCAACGATTGCTGGTTATTTAGGGGTTGATTTTAGTCTGTTACCCAAAAAAGTTTCTGACCATGTTTTAAAAGGCAAAATTGGAGGCTTGATAGGGTCAATTATCTATGATGGCACTTCTAAATTTAAAGATGGCTCTATCGCTTATAATCTCTTTGGTTACTACGATGGGTTTATGGGGGGCTATACCAATATTTTACAAACAGATAGTCCTGCAATTGAAAACCAAAAACGCAATCGTGATGTCCGTAATTATGTGTTCAATAATGCATATTTAGAATACCGCTATAAAAATTATTTTGAGATTAAAGCCGGACGCTACCAATCCACTATGCCTTATAGAAGCGCACAAACCCAAGGCTTTCAGGTTTCTGGAGAGTATAAACACACACGCTTGACTTGGTTTAGCTCTTTTGGCAGAGCGTTTGCCTACGGCTCGTTTTTGATGGACTGGTATGCAGCTAGAACGACTTATAGTGGGGGCTATACCAAAAACAATCAAGGAGGTTATGACAAACATGGGAAAAAGGTTCTCTATGGCACCCATGCTTTACAGGCCACCTATAAACACCAGCATTTAGCCTTAGAAGGCTTTTATTATTTTTCACCACAAATTTTCAATGCCCCAGGTGTTAAAATCGGTTGGGACACTAATCCTAATTTTGATGGCGTAGGCTTTCGCTCTAATACGACCATTACAGGATTTTTTCCATTTTACTACCCTTGGATGATTGTTAATTCTAGTGGAAAACCGGTATATAAGTATGACACGCCAGCAACCAAAAATGGGCAAAATCTCATTATCCGTCAACGCTTTGATTTTAACAATTACAATGTATCCATCGCATTTTATAAGGTGTTTAGAAATGCAAATGGCTGGGTAGGTAATATGGGTAATCCCAGTGGTGTAATGATGGGAAATAACAGCATGTATGCCGGCTATACCGGCACAGCCCTTAAAAGGAATGCCACGACCATTCTTATCTCTTGTGGTGGCACTCATTTTGCAAAAAAATTCACATGGAAATTTGCCACGCAATATTCCACTGCGGTTGTATCATGGGAAGCAAGAGCCATGATTTCCTTAGGCTATAAGTTTTCTAACGCTCTGAGTGCTAACATAGACCTTGTGTATTATGGCATACATACCAATAAGGGCTTCAAAGCGGGTGAGAACGGACCTGTTGCTAAAGATTTTCCTGCTCTCTACTCTGATAGAAGTGCGTTATACACTAGCCTAGTAGCGTCTTTTTGATGCTACATTTTTACCCTATTTCACAGCTACTCTAAGGGGTTTAAAAATTGACCCCCCTACTTTGACTATTCAAGTGGCTTTGACATACGGGGTTTCAGCAAGCGGTGGATAAACTTTATTTTTGAAATACGCGTTCAAGCAAATTCTTATGCTCGCAATCAATACTAAGAGCGCTACAATCATAAAAAACACGCATAAAATCGCATTAATCGTATGGTTAAACAAGGATTTTTTAAGCGAGTTTAATTCTTTTTCATCAGTCGTTATAGCGATTTTTTCTTTTAAAATTTGCATGTGTGCCACATGGGAGACATTATTAAGCACCATATCATCACTTTTTGGCATAACTTTTAAAATACCGCTATAAAAAGTGATAAACAAAATGAGAGCCGCTGGAATAGCGCTTACCATTGCCCCTTTAAAACGCCCCATTTTAAACAGCACTGTAGTAACCAATAATAACGCCATGCCCGCTAACATCTGGTTACTCACGCCAAATAAAGGCCATAGCGTATAAATTCCCCCCTTAGGGTCAATCGTGCCTTGATACAAGAAATACCCCCACCCTGCTACACATAAAATTGTGGCAAAAATCCCTGCACTATAAGAACTAAGATTACCCAAAGGCTTATAAACATTACCAAGCAAATCTTGAATCATAAAGCGAGCGGTTCGCGTGCCAGCATCAACAGCGGTTAGAATAAAGAGAGCTTCAAACAAAATCGCAAAGTGATACCAAAACGCCATAACACTAGGATCGCCTAAAATTTGATACACAATCATTGCTAAACCGATTGCAAAAGTGGGGGCTCCACCCGTGCGGCTTAAAATGGAGTTTTCACCGATATTTTTTGTCATCTCACTAATTTCTTCAGCACTGATACTAAAGCCCCATGAGCTAATCACAGAAGCAGCATCAGCAATATCTTTAGTAATACTAATTTCTGGCGAATTGATAGCAAAATAAAGCCCTGGGTGTAAAATCCCTGCACACACTAATGCCATAAGAGCTACGATACTCTCCATAACCATAGAACCATAGCCTACAAGTCTTGCATCACTTTCCTTAGCAAGCATTTTAGGCGTAGTGCCTGAAGAAATTAAGGCATGAAAGCCACTAATGGTTCCGCAAGCCACCGTGATAAACAAAAAAGGAAACACACTCCCTGCAAACACAGGCCCGCTACCATCTAAAAATTGCGTAACTTTAGGAATTTGCAAAGGCGGAGCGACTAGAATAATCGCCACAATTAACACCCCTATAACGCCAATTTTTAAAAAAGTGCTTAAATAATCTCGTGGAGCGAGCAAAAACCATACCGGTAGAATGGAAGCCACAAAACCATAGCCCATAATCATCCACGCTAAAGTGCTAGCTTCAAAGGTAAACATTTCAGCTAATTTAGGGTCTAAAGAAACATATTTTCCCGCATAAATGGCAATAATCAATAACACAAAGCCAATGATAGAAATCTCTAAGGTTTTATGCGGTCTTAAAAAACGCATATAAAGCCCCATAAAAATCGCAATAGGAATCGTCATAGCAATGGTGAAAAAGCCCCAAGGTGAGTGCGCTAGAGCCTTTACCACTACCATAGCCAAAATCGCAATAATAATTATCATAATACCTAAAATGCCTAAACTTGCGATAGCCCCCACAAATTTACCCATTTCAAGCTTAATCATTTCACCTAGTGATTTGCCATCACGCCTAATAGAAGCAAAAAGCACCACAAAATCATGCACACAACCCCCTAAAACCGAGCCTATCAAAATCCATAAGATAGAAGGTAAGTAACCCATTTGAGCAGCTAGTATAGGGCCAACTAATGGGCCAGCCCCAGCAATGGCGGCAAAATGATGCCCAAAGGTTACAACTTTGTCTGTAGGCACGAAGTCCTTGCCATCATTTCTCACGCATGCGGGCGTAGCTCTATTATCATCAAGTCTTAACACCCTATAAGCGATGAAATGGCTATAGAAGCGATAGCCTATGCTATAGATACAAGCACTCGCTACTACAAGCCATAGCGTGTTAATGCTCTCGCCCTTATGCAAAGCTAATACACCCAAACAAATTGCCCCTAAAATGGCGACCAATACCCAAGCCAAAGAGATTAAACCTTTTTGCATCTATTCTCCCTAAATTTCCATGAATTGTTCAAATTTTTGACGAGTTTTTATTATAATTCAAAATTTCTTTGAATTATAGACTAAGAATAGCTTATAAACTCTCTGTTAAATGCTAAGTTTATTCAAACTTCTTTTGGTAACAATTAGGAGAAATAGAGCCATTTTTAGTATGATACTTTATAGTATCGTATATTAAGGTAATATATTATGAATTTAGATTGGACTTTTATGTTGCATTCTATTCCTGCGTTCATCAAGGGGTTAGAACTCACGCTTTACATTTCCTTATTAGGGGTTTTGTTATCGCTTGTTGTAGGGCTTTTATGTGCGGTAATTTTGTATTTTAAAACACGCTTTGTATTTCCTATCGTTTATGTATATGGCGAAATTGCAAGAAACACGCCCCTATTAATCCAGCTTTTCTTGTTGTATTATGGACTGAATGAAATCGGTTTGAGTGCTTTAGAATGTGCTGTTCTGGCGTTAGGGTTCTTAGGTGGGGGATATATGAGTCAAAGTTTTTTGCTTGGGTTTAAAAGCTTAGCCCCTATCCAAAAAGAGAGTGCTTTGAGTTTAGGGCTTAGCCCTTTGAAACTTATGTATTACATTATTTTGCCCCAAAGTTTAAGTGTTTCTATGCCTTCACTAGGTGCAAATGTGATTTTCTTGCTCAAAGAGACTTCTGTGGTGGGTGCGATAGCTCTCACAGATATTATGTTTGTTGCAAAGGATTTTATTGGCATCTATTATAAAACCACTGAAAGCCTTTTAATGCTTAGTTTGACTTATTTAATTGCCCTACTTCCTTTGAGTGTTTTGTTTGTCGTTTTGGAGCGTTCTTTTAAAAAGAAAGTGGCTTAAAATGGAGGTTTTATTTGAGTTAGACAATCTTAAGCGCTTGTTAGAGGGGCTTAAGATGACCCTTTTTATTGCATTAAGCTCTATTATTTTTTCGGTGTTTTTAGGGGTGCTTTTAGGAAGTGTGATGGCGTTTGGCTCTAAAGTTTTAGTTTTTATGTGTCGTGTGTATTTAGAAAGCGTGCGTATTATTCCGCTTTTAGCATGGCTATTTATTGTGTATTTTGGATTAGCAAGCTTACTCAATGTGCATATAAGTGCTGTTTTGGCAAGCATTATCGTTTTTAGTTTGTGGGGTTGTGCAGAAATGATGGATTTGACTAGGGGAGCTTTGACTTCTGTTGGCAAACATCAAGTAGAAAGCGCGTTAGCGTTAGGAATGGAGTCAAAAATGATTGTTTTTAACATTATTTTCCCACAAAGCTTTTTGTCCTTATTGCCTTCTGGTCTCAATCTATTCACACGCATGATTAAAACCACCGCTTTGGTCTCTCTCATTGGAGTGATTGATTTGTTAAAGGTGGGACAGCAAATTATAGAGCTTAATCTCTTACGCATGCCTAATGCAAGCTTTGTGGTTTATGGAGTGATTTTAATGCTTTATTTTGGTTTATGCTATAGTTTGAGCCTGTATAGTTCTTACTTAGAAAAAAAATATCAATACATCAGGGGTTAGAATGAGCGTGATTTTAGAAACCAAAGGGTTAAAAAAACTTATCAAGGCCATTTGGTTTTAGATGGCATTAATTTCACTTTAAAAAAGGGCGAAGTAGCGGTTATTTTAGGGCCTAGTGGGTGTGGAAAAAGCACTTTTTTAAGGTGCTTGAATGGGCTTGAAAAAATTGATGAAGGCGAAATTATTTTTGAGCAAAAAAATATCAACACCCATGCGACTAATTGGAGTGAGTTACGCCAAAAAATAGGCATGGTATTTCAAAATTATGAGTTATTTCCGCATTTAAATGTCCTAGATAATATCTTACTCGCCCCCTTAAAAGTGCAAAAACGCCAAAAAGATGAAGTCAAATCTCAAGCTATAGAGCTTTTAAGGCGTGTGGGTTTAGAACATAAACAAAAAGCTTACCCTAAAGAGTTGAGCGGTGGACAAAAGCAACGAGTAGCCATTGTGCGTTCTTTATGCATGCAACCTACTATCATGCTTTTTGATGAAGTAACCGCTTCCTTAGACCCCGAAATGGTAAAAGAAGTTTTAGAAGTGATTTTAGAATTAGCTAACACAGGCATGAGCATGGTTATTGTTACGCATGAAATGAAATTTGCTCAAAAAATCGCTAAAAAAATCGTGTTTTTTGATAGTGGTAAAATCGCTGAAGAAAGTAATGCAAAAGAATTTTTTGATAACCCTAAATCTCAAAGAGCACAAAAATTTTTAGAAACCTTTCATTTTTTAGGGAGCTGTTAAAAAAAATTTGCTAAAAAGAGTATTTTAGTTTCAAAAAAGGATTGTTTATGAAAACAAATAGGCTTTTTAAAGTGTGGGGGGCGTTCTTAGTTCTAATGGCATTATTTTTTAGTGCATGCTCTGATAGTCAAAAAGAAAAGCAAGATGCTTTAGAAGTGATTCAGCAAAGGGGGGTTTTAAAGGTAGGAGTTTTTAGTGATAAACCCCCTTTTGGCTTTGTAGATGCTAAGGGAGAGTATCAGGGTTTTGACATTGCTATTGCTAAA is a window encoding:
- a CDS encoding amino acid ABC transporter permease, with the protein product MEVLFELDNLKRLLEGLKMTLFIALSSIIFSVFLGVLLGSVMAFGSKVLVFMCRVYLESVRIIPLLAWLFIVYFGLASLLNVHISAVLASIIVFSLWGCAEMMDLTRGALTSVGKHQVESALALGMESKMIVFNIIFPQSFLSLLPSGLNLFTRMIKTTALVSLIGVIDLLKVGQQIIELNLLRMPNASFVVYGVILMLYFGLCYSLSLYSSYLEKKYQYIRG